TACTATTACAGAGACTCGTGACTGGAATAAAGGAATCTATGATTATATCGAAGTAACCGGCAAGGTTGCAGACCCTGGTCAATCAGTTCAGGTGAATTTCAGTGTCAATGGAACAACGAGTGATGCTGTTGGTAGCCATGAATTAAAATTTGCCATCAAGGGAGCTAGTGACGGCAAGGTGAATGTGAAAGTGTTAATTGACAACGATGAAAAAGCAAATGTAACCCTTTCCATTCTATCAACCGACGTTCCTGAGGCAGCAATAACAGCAGATACAACCACAGGTGATCCACCGCTAACCGTGCAGTTTACCGATGCATCATCTGGTAACCCAACCCAATGGGCATGGAATTTTGGAGATGGTCAGACCTCAACGTCCCAAAACCCAAAACATACGTATAATGACCCCGGTCGCTATACCGTTATGTTGACTGTCACAAACGCGGCTGGTTCCGATACGATAACAAATACTAATTATATCCGTGTTGGACCTGTTGCGGACTTCATCGGAACTCCAACAAGAGGTTTATCTAAACTTACTGTTGCCTTCACTGATTCATCAAAAGGTGCGGATCTCACATATAAATGGGAGAGGGAATTAAAGAATGCCGGATGGACCGAATTTTCAACAGTCAAGACTCCCCCGAATCAGGAATTTACTCTAACAACCGGACAAACTCATGAAATTTATCGTGTCAGGCTTACAGTGACAAATGAGGAGGGCTCAAATGCAAAAATTCGGGAATTCATCGTTGTAGCACCTCCACAACCCCATAATGTTTCAGCTAATGTTGATCCGACAGGTAATGTTACAGATGATATCGCTATTACGTATGAATCTGTAGATATTCAACTTCCCAAGGGTACTGTGGCCCGAAAGGCCGATGGAAACCCTGTTACTGAAATCACAACAGGTATTGCATCGAATGTTGTTGATCCACCTGTTGGTAGTATAAAAATTGGGAATAAGACGATTGTACTTGGACCTTCCGGTGCGACATTTTCCCCTCCAGGTATTCCAATCACCATCAAGTTTACACAAGAAGAGTGGGATGAACTGTTTACAGCTACAGAAGAGACCAAACTGAAGCGATATGATGGCAATCAGTGGGTTGACCTCGACTCTCAGGTTGTTGATCATACAAATCGAAAAATAACGGGTTATACTACGAGCTTTAGTAATTTTGCACCGGTAACTGTTGCAAAAGTCACGCCCACCCCAACCCCGACACCACGACCCGGCGGAGGTGGCGGCTTCCAGCGTCCAGCTCCCCCAGAGATACCATCCGTACCGACTGTCACCACCATAGGGACAACAACACTGGCGGTTGATGCAGAAGGATTCCTTGCCAATAATTATGTTGTCGAGAGTCCGACAGGAATTGCCCGGCTACGAATGCCAGCCGGTACACTGGCACTGGATTCAACCGGGAACCAGCTCTCCAGCGTTTCGATGTCCGATCTCTCTTTCGAGAATGTTCCATCAGCCCCTGAAGGAGCTGTCTTCTCCTTCGCAGGTTCCGCAGTGGTCTGCTCACCTGCCGGTGCAACCTTCAGTCCTGCAATCTCTCTCCTATTCCAGATGACCCCGCAACAGCTTCAGCACATAGAAGAAACCGGTGATGTGCCATCCATTCAGTGGTACAATGTTGAGACTGCAACCTGGGAATACGTCCCAACCACATACGATCAGGCTACAGGAACTGTGACTGCAACTGTTGATCACTTTACTATCTTCGGCCTGTTCTATCTCTCATCCACCGTTGATGAGGCGGCTCCGATTGATGTAACACCAACACCACCAGTATATCCTGATGAGCCTGCTCCATTCCCCTGGACCTATCTCATCGTTGGTGTAATCATCATCCTTCTGATAGCTGGTGGAGTTTACTACTATTCCCGGAAATAATCCTCATTTCCTCTCTTTCTCTCTCATTTTTTCGAGATGATTGCACGCTTCTTACAAGTACGCCGGATACTACCTTCTGAAGCCACATGATCAGCAAGGTGGAAGGGTAGGCCCGCTCGTGAAGGGGCAGTTTTGTTCTGCATTAAAAAAGAAAAGGTTTAGATATCTTAGTTTATAAATGAAGGTACAATGTGTCGATATTCATTCTATTTCGTACTTCTGGTTCTCTTCCTCTTATGTGGTTTCACACCTTCGGCCGTAATGGCATCCGAGATTACTATTACCCCCCAAACTATTCAGGAAGGAGATACGATCACCATTGAGATATCAGATCTTGCTGATGGTAGCAATTTTGTACTTCTGATGGAATCAGATATTTCTGTTCAGGGAGGTTCAGATTTCACATATCAGACAAATGATGTCACAGTTCCATTTGGATTGGATAATGCTGTCATCAAACTTACTGCAGCCGGGGTGGAAAGTGCTGGAATTGAAGCTTCTGGGGGAAGCACCACTTTTTTCCAGAAAAAGATAACACCAACAGGGACAGTAACAATTCAAGAGACACGCAATTCACTTTCACCAGGCTCTATTAATATACTTAAGGCTTTTGGTACTCCAAAGGATGGAGCTACTTCAGTTACCCTTGAACTTGAGATTTCTGGTACGAAGTCTGGAGCAGACTCAGGTTTAATTTCTTTTTCACTGAGTGGAATTGATGATGGAAGTACCTGGATCACCATCAAGATTAATGGAACTCAGGCTCTGAGTCAACAGATCACTATACTATCTACCCCCACCCAGGCTCCCGTTTCTGAGAGCCCCTCCACTGGTACTGGCAGTTCTCCTGGTGGTTCGGTAGGTGGTGTATCCCCTGGTGCACCTTTCTGGTCACCTCCTGCTGATCGGGATCAGGAGGCTGCACCTGCACAAGATCAGGTTTCTGCTCCTGGAGAAAGTGCATATGGAGTTAGCCATGGAGGTGTAGCCCCTCTTCAGAGAGATCCGGCCACAGGGCAGTCTCAGCGAACCGAGATTGTGATCTCACCACAGCAACAGGCCCAACTGACTGTACTTCAGGGAACTGTTGCAATGATCCAGTCTGTTGACCCGGTGACCGGGGAGATGACAACGACCCCGGTGACGGAGGTTACTAT
The DNA window shown above is from Methanocalculus alkaliphilus and carries:
- a CDS encoding PKD domain-containing protein, whose translation is MMMRRYIIILVSLFLVLALPAAVAAATVTINNASEGEENVVQGGNVTIQINNLENNQNFKLEMSSVDPDHLMPSGLELYRLDNFDMPFSLKNGAFNAEGTNLEFMKYEAKRGNTIAGLQKNHDNNIVTITETRDWNKGIYDYIEVTGKVADPGQSVQVNFSVNGTTSDAVGSHELKFAIKGASDGKVNVKVLIDNDEKANVTLSILSTDVPEAAITADTTTGDPPLTVQFTDASSGNPTQWAWNFGDGQTSTSQNPKHTYNDPGRYTVMLTVTNAAGSDTITNTNYIRVGPVADFIGTPTRGLSKLTVAFTDSSKGADLTYKWERELKNAGWTEFSTVKTPPNQEFTLTTGQTHEIYRVRLTVTNEEGSNAKIREFIVVAPPQPHNVSANVDPTGNVTDDIAITYESVDIQLPKGTVARKADGNPVTEITTGIASNVVDPPVGSIKIGNKTIVLGPSGATFSPPGIPITIKFTQEEWDELFTATEETKLKRYDGNQWVDLDSQVVDHTNRKITGYTTSFSNFAPVTVAKVTPTPTPTPRPGGGGGFQRPAPPEIPSVPTVTTIGTTTLAVDAEGFLANNYVVESPTGIARLRMPAGTLALDSTGNQLSSVSMSDLSFENVPSAPEGAVFSFAGSAVVCSPAGATFSPAISLLFQMTPQQLQHIEETGDVPSIQWYNVETATWEYVPTTYDQATGTVTATVDHFTIFGLFYLSSTVDEAAPIDVTPTPPVYPDEPAPFPWTYLIVGVIIILLIAGGVYYYSRK